The Candidatus Saccharibacteria bacterium sequence ATAAACTGCGTAACAAAGGAGTGTCTGGCATGAAAAATTCTCTCAGAAATAATGGCCTTGCGACCGCGATGTTTGCTATTTTTGCCGTATCTATTGTTGGCATGAGTCTGGCGGGATGGAGCTCGGAAAACGAAGATCGCGCGGAACATGGCCGAACGTCCCAAGGCTATGTCGAATATATTACCAGTGGCTCGTACATTGAGGCCGTATTTGAAAACTGGGAGAGCGAGTTTTTGCAAATGTGGGCGCTTGTGATCCTTACGGTCTTCTTATATCAGAAAGGCTCAACCGACTCCAAGCCGCTTCGTGGCAAAGCGTCGCAAGACACGTCATCGCGGTACTCAATCATTGAGGCAGACTCGTGGCATAAACGCGGAAAAGCTATCGTGCATGGCTTATACGCACATTCGCTGGGAATCGCTCTGTTTGGTATTTTTATTGCGTCGTTTGCGCTTCATGCCGTAGGCGGTGCGCAGGCATACAACGAGCTAGCGGTGCTTCATGGAGGTGAAGCAATGAGCGTGTTTGGCTATTTGGGTACGTCACAGTTTTGGTTTGAGTCGCTTCAAAACTGGCAGAGTGAATTTTTGGCGGTGGGAGCGCTGCTTGTTCTTTCGATTTACCTTCGGGAGCGCGGCTCGCAGCAATCCAAGCCAGTGGGCCGGCGCTACGATCACAAAACAGGCGAATAAAAATACCCCGCTCTACGCGGGGTATTCGGTATGTTAGACGGTCGCTTTGGTGTCTTTCTTTTTCTTTTTTACTTCTCTGCGTTTGTCTTGGGTTTTGGCCATGGTGTATCCTTTTCGATTTAGATTTACGGTTATTTTTTGAAAAAGATTCTTACCTTTTCATGTCGGTAATAGCTCCATTACTGTGTACTGTATAGTATAGCAAATCTACCGCAACTTTGCGTGGCCTAAACCATAAGTATTATAATAAGTAAGAGGTAAAAGCCTAAATGGAGATATGCAATGAATGATACTGATCAATACAAGATGCAAGACCCCGTAAAGCAATACCCCGTGTTGGATATTCCCGAGCAGTCGCAGCCCGAGCCGGGGCTCGATGCAAAACTTATTCCGCTCGCCGACCACGGAGTTATGACCTATAGAGGGTCTGACCGGCTAAAAGGTCGTAGGGCGCTTATAACCGGCGCAGATTCCGGCATAGGCCGAGCTGTGGCAATAGCGTACGCGCGCGAAGGAGCCGATGTTATGCTTAATTACCTTCCGGTTGAGGAGCAAGATGCGCAGGAGACGGCGCGCTACTGCGAAGAGGCGGGCGTGAAAGTAGCGACCTGCGAAGGCGACATTAGCTCGGAAGAGTTTTGCGATACGCTCATTAAGGCGACGGTAGATGAGCTGGGCGGAATCGATATACTCGTTAACAACGCGGGCAAGCAGGTGTATGTCGAGGACATTGCCGACCTCAGCACCGAGCAGCTTCGCAAGACGTTTGAGGTGAATATATTTGCAATGTTTTGGCTAAGTAAGCGCGCGCTACAGCATATGCCAAAGGGTAGCACGATTATAAATACGACGTCTATTCAGGCGTATCAGCCGTCGCCAGGACTTTTAGATTACGCCTCTACCAAGGCGGCGATCGTTGCCTTTACGCACGGCCTCGCAAAGCAGGTGGCGCCAAAAGGTATCCGCGTTAATGCAGTTGCGCCTGGTCCAATATGGACGCCGCTTCAGCCAAGCTACGGCCAGCCGCAAGAAAAACTCACAAAGTTTGGCCAAAACGTACCGCTAGGGCGACCAGGTCAGCCTGCCGAAGTAGCGCCCGCATTTGTGTTTCTTGCTTCGCAGGAATCAAGCTACACAACGGGCGAGGTTATCGGTGTGACCGGCGGCAATCACTTGCCATAGTTACAAAAACACCCCGCCGTAAAAGCGGGGTGTTTTAGCTATCTTAAAGTTATCCAACAATCTTAACAAGTTCGATATCGAATACGAGATCGGAATTTGGCGGAATGTTTGCTGCCGCACGAACTGATCCGTAGGCTTTAGCGGCCGGGATAACAAGCCTGCGAATGCCGCCAACTTTCATACCGGGAACGCCTTCGCCCCAGCCGGCGATAACTTGGTCAAGTCCAAAAGTGATTGAATCGCCGAAATCGTGCGAGCTTTGAAAAATCGTTCCATCTTTGCAAAGTGCGCCGGTGTAATGCGCGTTTATTGTGGCGTGTGGCTGTACTTCGTCGCCGTCGCCCTGTTTGATGTCAATGATCTGCAATTCCGGTACCGACGCAACTGGCGTAAAATCAGCTAGCTTAGTTCCTTCGAGTTTTGATGGGGTGTCGTTGTTCATCTTTCTATAGTAACAAACAACAGGGCGGTTTTGCGATGATGAAGAGACACGAGTAAAATAGTAATAGGGAGGTATTTATGAATGTAAACGACACAAGAAAAGAAGTGCAACGTCTGCAGATTAATGCCGACGATAAGCGCAAACAGGCACAAAAATTGACAGAGAATCTTGCTAGACCCGATGTTCTAAGCGACCTAGATAAGGCCGGGGCTGTTCGCTCCGAGGCGGATAAGCTGATCGATGAGGCTGAGCGCCTTGCGCGAGATGCGGCAGAGAAGGATCGGCAGGCATTAGAGCTTGAGCGTCGCGCTCAAGACATAGAGCGGCAGCAGGCCGAGCTCGACAAGCAGCATAAAAGCGAGATGGATAAGCTGGAGCGTGAGAAAAACGCGCTGCGAGGAACGATTGGATCAATCTTTTAAATGTAGGAGGGATATATGCCATACAAATCTAAAAGCGAGCTGCCCGAAAGCGTGCGAAACGTTTTACCCGACCACGCGCAGGGAATTTACAAAGAGGCATTTAACAGTGCCTACGATGAATACGACAAGCCCGAAGAGCGCAGAGGTGATGCTGATCGCGAAGAGGTAGCGCATAAAGTAGCCTGGGCTGCTGTAAAAAAGAAGTACGAAAAAGGTGCCGACGATAAGTGGCATGAAAAGTAGCCAAGACCCGTTCGCGATACTTAATGATTCGGTAGATGTTGTAGCCCAGCGACTGCTTGGCTGCGAGCTTGTCCGCGAAATAGACGGCCAGACAGTGCGCGTAAGAATCGTTGAAACCGAAGCGTACGATCAGACCGATGCGGCAAGCCACAGTTACAAAGGTAAGACGCCGCGCACCGAGATAATGTTTGGTCCCAGCGGGCATTTGTATGTGTATTTTACCTATGGCATGCACTATTGCTGCAATGTAGTGGTGGGCGAGGTGGGCTACGGCGCAGCGGTGCTTATTCGGGCGGTAGAGCCAATCGAAGGTGAGGACGCTATGGCGGCGCAGAGACCCTATAAAAATGGCATTGAGTTAACGAACGGTCCATCGAAATTGTGTCAGGCCCTTGGTATCGACCGTAAAATGAACGGCCATGATCTTCATGAACCTCCGTTTCGGCTTGTTATACAACCAAAGCGTCCGCAAGCAGAGATTGTGACGACAAAGCGCGTAGGGATCAGTCAGGCAAAAGAGACGCTATGGCGGTACTATCTACAGGGTAATCCGTATGTGTCGGGTAAGCACAGGCACATTGACAAATAATAAATAAGGAGTATAATAAACAAAGGAAGTCCATCCGACTGTCGCCATAACTGGCGCTCTCTAGAGATTGAGGTTGAGTAGCTGTGCTGCAGACATTGCTTGCGCTCTACTATCAGCTCACGGGGCAACGTGGGCGCACGCCCGAAGAACCCGAGGTCCCCATGCGGATCATCGAAGTTCCTTCGCCGTTCTACCGCCACCCGCCGTCTCTCCAGCTCGTTCCCGACACACGCCCCCAGGGGTAAGTGTCGCGGTGAGCGACGAATGGGCAACTTGCCGTCACCTGCGCGAATTTGCGTGGGTGACGGCATATTTGCTATTGCATGCCTGCTACGTTGGCTGTATACTATGGACAGTACATTCCGGCCGGCAGGTCGGATTTTTTCATAGAAGAAAGGAATTCACTTATGGAAGATATCAACGTTAAACAACTTACTCTCGCTGTCCGTACGATTGCCGAGGAAAAAAACCTCCCCGAAGAAACGGTCATGGCGGTTATTGAACAGGCTATTGCAGCTGCATGGCGCCGCGACAACGGTGAGCGCGACCAAGAAGTTCGTGCCGAGCTAAACACAGTAGACGGTACGGCGAACGTATTCGTATCACGCGAAGTAGTAGAAGAAGTCGGTAGCGAATCTGTCGAGATTAGTCTTGAAGATGCCCGCAAAGTAAAAGCAGACGCCGAAATCGGTGATTCAATCGAGGAAAAGCACGAAGTTGTATCATTTGGTCGCGTTGCTGCGCAAACAGCAAAGCAGGTCGTGTTGCAGCGTCTTCGCGAAGCAGAGCGTGAAGTCGTTCTTGAAGAATACGAAGACAAGATCGGCACAATCGTAACCGGTACTGTTCAGCGTGTTGAGCCACGTGTTATTCGTGTTGAGCTTGGCAAAGCAACCGGTATTATTCCGCAGAGCGAACAGATTCAGGGCGAGTTTTACAGTATTGGTTCACGTATCAAGGTGTTTATTAAAGATATCGAGCGCGATAACCGCGGCCCTCAGCTTATCCTTTCTCGCGGCAACGAAGCATTTGTCGAGCACCTATTCCGCCAAGAAGTTCCCGAAATGGAAACTGGCGCAGTAGAAATCAAAGCAATTGCCCGCGAAGCTGGTCGCCGCACGAAGCTTGCTGTTCGCAGCAACGTACCTGGCGTTGACCCTGTTGGCACGTTTGTTGGTGGACACGGAACTCGTGTTCAGGCGGTTATGAACGAAATTGGCGATCAAGAAAAGATCGACATCATTACGTTCGACGAAGGGTCAGAGCAGTTTATCCGTAACGCACTAAGCCCAGCCGAAGTCTCAAGCGTTGTTATCGACGAAGCCGCAAAGCGCGCAAAGGTGTTTGTTGCTGAAGACCAGCAGTCTATCGCTATTGGTCGTGGTGGCCAAAACGTTCGCCTTGCAAGCCGTCTTACTGGCTACGAACTTGATATTGAAACGGCCGTTCCTGCTGAAAAACCAGCAGAAGCAAAGCCTCGCAAGAATATTGAAGACAGCCTAATGAGCGCTGTTGAAGAGTCGACCGAAGACTAGTTTTAGGCCGCTCAAAAAAAGATTAGCACTCGCTTGACGTGAGTGCTAATTTTTATATATACTAAGTATAGTGAAAGCGTAAAGTAATTAAAAACGCTTGCGCAAGGTTTAGGGAGGACTGATAATAAAACTATGGCCGATGAATTCGCCGAATTTGTATCACATTTGACCGAAAACGCGCGTATCAGTTTGCAACACGCGGATGCTATTGCGCGTGGCTACGGCAGCGCTTATATCGGCACCGAACACCTCCTTTTGGGCGTTTTGGCGCAGGGTTCATCTGTGGGCGCTAAGGTTCTTGCCGATGCCGGCGTGACGCTCGATAGGGCTGAACTTGCGCTTAATCTTACGCCGCGCACGCTTATTGTTAGCACCGGCGCCAAAGGTCTTTCGGAAACCGCCAAGCTTACCCTCAAAATGAGCTGGGAAATCGCTCAGGAGTTTCATCAGGATAGCCTTGGCACCGAGCATATTTTGTATAGTATTCTTACGCAAAAAAACGCTCGTGCTACGGTACTTTTGCGCGACATGAATGTTGATGTTAGTGAGCTTATCAGTGATCTGGAAGACTTTTTCGGCAGGCAGAACAACGACGCCTATATGTCGGAAGACGCCCAGTCAACTCAAACGAAAAAGCAAAAAACAAAGGGCGGAGCGCTAGAGACCTTTGGAACTGATTTAACTGCGCGCGCAAAAGCGGGTAACCTCGACCCTGTTATTGGGCGTGATAGCGAAGAAGAGCGTATGGTGACGATTCTTAGTCGTCGCACCAAGAATAACCCTGTGCTTATTGGCGAGCCGGGTGTTGGCAAGACCGCAATTGTTGAAGGCCTGGCGCAGCGTATTGCGCGCGAGGACGTACCTGATCATCTGCTAGATAAGCGCGTAATTCAGCTTGATCTTGCCGCTATGATTGCCGGCACAAAGTACCGCGGTGAGTTTGAGGAGCGTCTTAAGAAGGTGGTTGATGAGCTGCGCCAGCAAAAGAACGTTATTATATTTATCGACGAGCTTCATTTGCTTGTGGGCGCGGGTGCTGCCGAGGGTGCGTTAGATGCCGCAAATATGTTAAAGCCTGCGCTGGCTCGTGGTGAGTTGCACATGATTGGCGCGACGACATTCGACGAATACCGCAAGCATATCGAAAAAGACGCGGCGCTCGACCGCAGGTTTCAGTCAATTATCGTGGGCGAGCCAAACCTTAAGGATACGATTGCTATTCTAAAAGGCCTCCGTTCGTACTACGAAAAACACCACGGCGTATCCATGAGCGACGAAATACTCGAAGATGCCGTATATATGGCCGACCGCTACGTGAGTGAGCGGTTTATGCCCGACAAAGCGATCGATGTTATAGACGAAGCGGCCGCTTTGGTGCGCGTGAAGGCTGGGCATAAGCCAAGTCGTGTTCGTGATTTTACAAAACAGTTGAAAAACCTGAATGAAAAAATGGAAGATGCCGTTGCAAGTGAAGATTACGAACGAGCGGCGCTTTACAAGACCCGTATCAGCCAAATCACCAAACAGCTCGATGAGGCAAAGATAGATCTGGAAAAAAAGACGCCTATCACATTAAAAGACGACGATATCGCGCATGCTATTTCGACCATGACAGGTATTCCGGTAAAGCGCGTTCAAAAGTCTGAAGCCAAGTTGCTTCGCTCGCTCGAAAAACACCTTGGTCGCTATATTATTGGGCAAAAAGAGGCTGTCGAAAAGGTTGCGCGTGCTATTAGGCGCAGCCGAAGTGGCGTTGCTAGCAATAAGCGCCCAATTGGTTCATTCGTATTTATGGGCCCGACTGGTGTCGGTAAGACTGAGCTTGCCAAGGTAGTGGCGCGCGAAGTGTTCGGTAGTGATGACGCACTTATCAAGATCGACATGAGCGAGTTTGGTGAACGACACAACACGAGCCGCCTATTGGGTGCGCCGGCCGGTTATATAGGCTACGAAGACGGTGGCCAGTTGACTGATAAAATTCGCCGTCAACCATACAGTGTTGTGCTGTTCGATGAGATCGAAAAGGCTCACCCAGAGGTATTCCAGTTGCTACTTCAGTTACTCGAAGAAGGAAAACTGACCGACGCAAAGGGGCGAAGCGTCGACTTTACGAACGCGATCATTATCCTTACGAGCAACCTCGGCGCCGATCGCATGATGAAAGAGTCGAGCCTTGGCTTTCATGCAGCGGGTAAGTCGGACGAGAAGAAACTCGACGAAGCGCACGAAGAAAACGCGGCTGCCGCAAAGGATGCACTATCGAAGATGATGCGCCCTGAGCTGATTAACCGATTCGATAGTATTGTGACTTTCCGTGCGCTAACACGAAAAGAAGTCAGCAAGATTTTCGATAATCTCATTGAAGAGCTACAAGATAGGCTTATTCATAAAGGTATTCATCTTGTCGTAAAACCTGCTGCGAAAAAGTTCTTGATTGCAAAAGGCTACGACGAAAAATTCGGCGCACGGCCTCTTAGGCGCGCTATTCAAGATGAACTTGAGCATGTTATTGCCGACGGCATTCTTTCGGGAGCGTACGAAAAAGGCAGTGTTCTTGAAGCAACGGCACAAAAAGGCGCTATAATAGTAACTGTTAAGCATGAAGCAGCATAAAACAGAACGAGGGTTCATTGTTGGGCTAAGCGCGGCCATTCTTAGTGTTGTTGTTGCGATTGTTCTTCTTGTTAATAGGCAGTATTTTGTCGATCAAATGACAGTTTGGCAATATACTCCCTCGCCTGAAATTGCATCTTTTGCCGAGCGAACGAGCATGAATGATACGGGAAAGTTCTACTTTTATGCAAGTCAGCCATCACTAGAAGCGGCAGCGAGCTTTAATGAAAAGTGCGACCGTAAAGAGGAAAGCACGGCAATTCTTGGCTGCTACAATGGCCAGTATATCTACATTTACGACGTAGATGACGCCACGCTCGATGGCATTCGCGAGGTGACGGCAGCGCACGAGATGTTACACGCTGCTTATGTGCGCATGAACGACAAAGATAAAAGCCGGGTAAACGCGCTTATCGAAGAAGAGTATGCAAAACTTAAAGCGAACGCTGATTTTTCGGAAAGAATGGATTTTTACGCACGAACCGAACCTGGTGAGCGTGATAACGAACTCCACTCGATAATTGCTACCGAGGTTGCGGATATCAGTCCGGCGCTTGAACAGCACTACAAAACGTACTTCACTGATCGTTCTAAAGTTGTAGCGCTCCACACAAGGTACGCGAAAATATTTAGCGAATTGCAAACAAAAGCAACCAAGTTATCTTCGGAACTTACCGAGCTAGGTGATAAAATTGAGGCTGCGTCGTTTACATACAACAAAGACATCGCCGCATTTAACCAGGACGTTGATGAATTTAAGCAAAAAATCGATAATGGCGAGTTTACAACACAAGCGCAAGTAAACGCGGCTCGAAATTCTCTTCTGGCAAGAGCTGATGACCTCGATGCTCGTCGCACGGCGATTAACAAAGATGTTGCGCTATATAATACGCGTCGGGCGGAGCTAGCGAAGATCGCTGCACAGTCCGAGGCTTTAAATCGCAGTATCGACAGTAGCCTGTCGCCCTCGCCTAGTCTATAATAGGTGTAATGGCTAAATCAAAATCTCTCTTTACCTGTCAAAACTGTGGTGCGAACTATCCAAAATGGACGGGTAAATGCGAAAACTGTGGCGAGTGGAACTCGCTTGTTGAACAAGTAGTGTCAGGCGGCAAATCTGTGGTGGCAAAAAGTGCGAGTAGCGGTCGCGTATTGTCGCCACAAACGATGCAATCTATTTCTACGGAAGAATCGGTAAAGCGCATGACGACAGGGTATGAAGATCTTGATATCGTTCTTGGCGGTGGAATCTTGCCGGGCGGCGTGCTGCTTATGGCCGGACAACCGGGAATCGGTAAAAGTACCTTGCTGCTGCAGGTAGCGGGCGAAGTAGGGAAAGCCCAACCGGTGTTGTATGCAAGCGGTGAGGAATCTGCGAGCCAGGTAAAGCTGCGGGCCGAGCGTCTAGGTGCTAACAAGCGCGAACAGCTCCATTTTGTGGCGAGCACCAGCGCCGACGATATTGCGGCGACGATTCGCTCGGGTGCGTACAAACTGGTCATTATCGACTCTATCCAAACACTCACGCTTGAAGAAATTACGTCGGCGCCTGGTACGGTGAGTCAAATCACAAACAGCAGCAACGTGATTATTCGTGCGGCTAAAGAAGCTGGGGCGGCTGTGGTATTGGTGGGGCATGTGACAAAAGAGGGCAGTATTGCTGGGCCAAAAGTGCTTGAGCACCTTGTTGACGTTGTGTTGCAGTTCGAGGGCGATCGTTACGGTGGATTCAAGGTAGTGCGGGCGGTAAAAAACCGTTACGGCTCTACTAATGAAGCGGCAATTTTTGAAATGTACGAACAAGGGCTTCGTGTCGTTGAAAACCCTTCGGCGGCACTACTAGCAGAGCGCCAAAACGCCGATGGCTCGGTGGTTATGGCAACACTAGAGGGCACGCGCCCACTGCTAGTAGAGATACAGGCACTTGTAAATCCTACCAGTTTCGGGTATCCTAAACGTACAGCCTCGGGGTTCGACCTCAACCGACTCAACCTTTTGATCGCCGTTCTAGAGCGACGCACGAAACTGAATTTATCGGATAAAGATATCTATATCAATGTTGTTGGTGGGCTGAAACTCAACGATCCTGCGGCGGATCTTGCTATTTGTATGGCAATTGCGAGTGCAGCTGCCGGCAAGCGCCTAGGCGATGAGTTGGTGGTATTTGGTGAGGTTGGGCTTGGTGGCGAAATCCGCAGTGTCCATAGTGGTGATCGGCGCGTTGCCGAGGCAAAAAAGCTTGGATTTACTCAGGCAATAGCGCCAAAATCAGCGCAAAAGAATTCATTTATAAAGGGTGTCGGCGATTTGCGCCAGGCGCTCATAGACTACTTACAGTAATGTAAGAGAAAGAATAAAACATGGAAACAACAATTCAATTATTTATCGTTATCGCAGTGTTGGCGCTGTTGGCGGAAGTAACCTACTTGGTGGTAAAACTGCCAAGACAAAATCTTATTAAAAAACAGACTCGCCCTATTCTGGTAGACACTTCGGTACTTATCGACGGTCGTATCATTTCGGTGGCGAAATCAGGCTTTATAGGTGACACGCTTGTTATTCCGCGAAGCGTTATTGGGGAGCTACAGTTTCTTGCTGATAACGCCGACCACGACAAGCGCGCTCGTGCTCGCTACGGCCTCGATGTTGTAACGGAGCTTCAAAACATGCCGCATATGGACGTAGAGATCCTTCAAGACGGCAGTAAAGCCGCTGAAGGTGTCGATGAGCGCCTACTGACACTTGCTAAGAAGCATGGCGCTGCAGTGTGTACGATCGATTACAACCTTAATAAGGTGGCCGTCGTCGAAGGCATTACTGTGTTAAACGTGAACGAGCTTGCGCAAAGTTTACGAATGGCGTATTTGCCAGGTGAACGAATGTTACTAGAGCTTGTTCAAAAAGGTCAGGACTCACACCAGGGCGTCGGATACCTTACCGACGGCACGATGGTTGTCGTAGAAAACGCCTCAAAGAATATTGGTCAAACGATTGAGATTGAATTTATCCGTAGCCTACAAACGGCCGCGGGCAAGATGATGTTTGCGCGTCCAGTAGAGCGCAAGCAAGATCAGCAAAAGCAAGCCGTAAAGCCACAAGGTAAAAAGCCTGTTCAGCCACAGCGTCAAAAGCAAGACAAGCGTCAGGATCGTGGAGAGCAAAAGCCAGTAGCTAAGCCGGTGTTCGTAGAGGAGCCTACTCAAGCACCTGCGACTGCTCCGGTTGTGTTTCATAGCGACACGAACGATCATCGCCTTGTAGCGTCGAAAAGGCAGCAGAAGCCTCGCCGCGAGCAATCACAGCAGCAGCGCCAGCCGTCTCAACCTCAAACGTCGGCACGAGGCAACGGCAATGGTGGCCGCGCAAAGCAGCGAACATCAGCAGACCGCGAGGCCTCGCTGCTTGATCTCGTTAATAAGCAGTAACTCTATATCTTTTAACTATAAAAATACCCTCGGAAGTGAGGGTATTTTTTATGTGCGTTAGTTGGTTGCTATCGCCACCATCGACGAGCGTTGTTCCAGCTAACTGCATTCGAGTTATTGCTTGGTGTCGAGCTAACAGTTTCATCGTGAGTGATTGAGTTGTTGGCTGTGTAATACGCGATATCTGTGACTGTTGCGCTAACGGTCGAAGAGCCGTCTTTAAACTCGTACGTTGTTGAGTATGTTCCGCTCGATGAAGCCGGCAATGTCGCAACAATAGTGCTGCCAACCTTTACCTCGACTTGTTTAAGCTTGAAGGTACCCTTTACGACACTAACGTCGATCTTGTTACCCGTGACGGTTATTGTACCCACGCTTGGCTGTACATCGTCACACTTATGCTTGTCGTCGCTCTTGTTTGCATCGTAACCATCTGGCGAGATGTAGATATCTTTCTTTGTAACAGGGTCTTTAAACTTAACGACATCAACTTCGATCTTTGCGGCATCTGGTGTACACTTTGTCGCTTTCTTTCTAGAGACCTTGTCAAACGTTAGCTTGGCGTTTGTTTTCCCTTGGTTTTTGTTATACCAAGAAGGGTAAAGCTCACCACCGATTTTTTGGATTCCAGTCGGCATTGTGTACCATGAACCGCCGTTTGCTGAGTCCCATTTCTTTTCTTTTGCATAGACTTCTTTGTGTGCATACTCCATAACTTCACCAACAATCTTTGCAGGAAGCGATGAGTTACCGTTTGTAAGAACGCGAGTATCTGGGTTACCAAGCCATACGCCCATGGTAAGTGCCGGGCTGTAGCTCATTGTCCAGATATCTTTTGGCTGGCCGCCTTTGTCGGAGGTACCGGTCTTCGTTGCTGTTTTAACGCCTGGAATATACAATCCGTAGAAGTGAGGGCCATAAAGTCCGGCACGGGCGTTGTCGTCGCTAAGGATATCGCTGAGGATATAGGCAACCTGTGGGTCAACGACTTGCTTGCTCTCGTCTTTGTATTTTTTAATTACTTCGCCTTGGCTGTTCTTAACTTCTAAAACAGTACTGACGGGCTTGTAAACTCCCATGCGACCAAGAGATGCAAATGCGTTAACGTGGTCAACCTGGCGCGTTCCACAACCACCGATGGCCGATGAAAGACCAGCTTGGGCGTCGGCACCTTGTGTACAGTAGTTGGTATCGCCAAGCTCTCGAATAGTGTTCAGCGTTGGATCGACACCAGAGATATACATGGCCTTAACGGCTGGAACGTTTCGTGACAGTGCAAGTGATTTACGCAGGTTGATATTACCGCGGTAGCCACCATCTGCATTACGAAGTGGTGCGCCGTAAATACTACTCATAGAGTTATCGTCGGCAAGAATCGAACCACTACCGTAGTTGGCTTTACCTTGGCCTTGGTTAGAGAACAACTGGGCGTAAACTAACGGCTTAATGGTTGAACCTGGCTGAATATAGGCAGTCGCGGCGTTGTCTTGCCCGAAGCCTTTGTAGTTGAAGTCGCGGCTTCCCATCATAGCGACGATCTGGCCGGTCTGCGTATCTTCGACAGTTGCGGCGCCGTTGGTGAAGCCTGCGTATGCTGGAACGTACGATTTGAACATGTCTTTCATGGACTCTTCAAGGCGGTTCTGAATACGGATATCGAGCGTTGTTTTGACAGTGAGACCACCGCGCCCAACAGTTGCTTTACCGAGCTCTTCTTCAAGCTGAGAGCGAACCATTTGTACGAAGTGAGGTGCTTTAATATCTTTATATTGATCAGAGGCGGGTTTAATGTGGTCGAGGATTGGGTATTTTTTCGCTTGGTCGGACTCATCTTGAGTGATGTAGCCAAGCTCAACCATACCGTCGAGCACCTTGTGTTGGCGCACGATAAGTGCCTCGTGGCCGGCTATATTGTAAGGGTCATAAAGCCCTGGCTGGTTTGGAATACCGGCAAGAAGAGCTGCCTCTGGCAATGTAAGATTTTTTGATGATTTACCAAAGTAAGTTTGAGCACCAGACTCGACACCGTTACGGCGACCGCCATATGGCGATTCGTTAAGGTAAAGGTCGAGAATCTGATCTTTGTTGTACATACGCTCAACCTCGATAGCAAGAATCATTTCCTTTACCTTTCGAGGAACGCCGTCGAGGCCGCGCTTTTGGGCTTCATCGGCAAAGAATACCTGTTTTACAAGCTGCTGGGTAAGTGTAGATCCACCCTGGGTGCTTCCACCGCTAGAGTTATTGACGAAGGATCGGATAAGACCGGAGACGCTAATACCTCCGTGCTTGTAAAAATCTTTGTCTTCGATTGCGACGGTCGCCTGTTTCATGTAAGTGTTGATATCTTTGCCATCAACAACCAACTTGTAGTCACCATCACCCTTGTCTTCCCATAGTAATTTACCGTTACGGTCGACGTATTTAGTAACGGTAGTCTGAACACGTTTAGCGAGCTCGCCTGGGCGAATAGTATCGAGGTCTTTGCGGAAGTATGCGAAAAGGGCGCCAACACTAAGTACTGCAAGTAGCGCGGCAACACCAAGAACTTTAAGCGCCATAATGGCACCTTTTTTACTAAACCAGTACCCCCAAAAACGTTTAGGGTGAAGTCTGTAGAGGGTTCGCTTGACCGGGTGCTTTGGCAAACTTGCCAAGTACTCGGCTTTTTTGCGAGCCTCTGCGTCTTTTTTGGTC is a genomic window containing:
- the radA gene encoding DNA repair protein RadA gives rise to the protein MAKSKSLFTCQNCGANYPKWTGKCENCGEWNSLVEQVVSGGKSVVAKSASSGRVLSPQTMQSISTEESVKRMTTGYEDLDIVLGGGILPGGVLLMAGQPGIGKSTLLLQVAGEVGKAQPVLYASGEESASQVKLRAERLGANKREQLHFVASTSADDIAATIRSGAYKLVIIDSIQTLTLEEITSAPGTVSQITNSSNVIIRAAKEAGAAVVLVGHVTKEGSIAGPKVLEHLVDVVLQFEGDRYGGFKVVRAVKNRYGSTNEAAIFEMYEQGLRVVENPSAALLAERQNADGSVVMATLEGTRPLLVEIQALVNPTSFGYPKRTASGFDLNRLNLLIAVLERRTKLNLSDKDIYINVVGGLKLNDPAADLAICMAIASAAAGKRLGDELVVFGEVGLGGEIRSVHSGDRRVAEAKKLGFTQAIAPKSAQKNSFIKGVGDLRQALIDYLQ
- a CDS encoding penicillin-binding protein, which encodes MATKPNKSRNMSVYSNLAHKRKTKKDAEARKKAEYLASLPKHPVKRTLYRLHPKRFWGYWFSKKGAIMALKVLGVAALLAVLSVGALFAYFRKDLDTIRPGELAKRVQTTVTKYVDRNGKLLWEDKGDGDYKLVVDGKDINTYMKQATVAIEDKDFYKHGGISVSGLIRSFVNNSSGGSTQGGSTLTQQLVKQVFFADEAQKRGLDGVPRKVKEMILAIEVERMYNKDQILDLYLNESPYGGRRNGVESGAQTYFGKSSKNLTLPEAALLAGIPNQPGLYDPYNIAGHEALIVRQHKVLDGMVELGYITQDESDQAKKYPILDHIKPASDQYKDIKAPHFVQMVRSQLEEELGKATVGRGGLTVKTTLDIRIQNRLEESMKDMFKSYVPAYAGFTNGAATVEDTQTGQIVAMMGSRDFNYKGFGQDNAATAYIQPGSTIKPLVYAQLFSNQGQGKANYGSGSILADDNSMSSIYGAPLRNADGGYRGNINLRKSLALSRNVPAVKAMYISGVDPTLNTIRELGDTNYCTQGADAQAGLSSAIGGCGTRQVDHVNAFASLGRMGVYKPVSTVLEVKNSQGEVIKKYKDESKQVVDPQVAYILSDILSDDNARAGLYGPHFYGLYIPGVKTATKTGTSDKGGQPKDIWTMSYSPALTMGVWLGNPDTRVLTNGNSSLPAKIVGEVMEYAHKEVYAKEKKWDSANGGSWYTMPTGIQKIGGELYPSWYNKNQGKTNAKLTFDKVSRKKATKCTPDAAKIEVDVVKFKDPVTKKDIYISPDGYDANKSDDKHKCDDVQPSVGTITVTGNKIDVSVVKGTFKLKQVEVKVGSTIVATLPASSSGTYSTTYEFKDGSSTVSATVTDIAYYTANNSITHDETVSSTPSNNSNAVSWNNARRWWR